Proteins from one Pongo abelii isolate AG06213 chromosome 19, NHGRI_mPonAbe1-v2.0_pri, whole genome shotgun sequence genomic window:
- the LOC100455599 gene encoding keratin-associated protein 2-1: MTGSCCGSTFSSLSYGGGCCQPCCWRDPCCCRPVTCQTTVCRPVTCVPRCTRPICEPCRRPVCCDPCSLQEGCCRPITCCPSSCTAVVCRPCCWATTCCQPVSVQSPCCRPPCGQPTPCSTTCRTSSC; the protein is encoded by the coding sequence ATGACCGGCTCCTGCTGCGGCTCCACCTTCTCCTCCCTGAGCTACGGGGGAGGCTGCTGCCAGCCCTGCTGCTGGCGCGACCCCTGCTGCTGCCGCCCCGTGACCTGCCAGACCACCGTGTGCCGCCCCGTGACCTGCGTGCCCCGCTGCACGCGCCCCATCTGCGAGCCCTGCCGCCGCCCGGTGTGCTGCGACCCCTGCTCCCTGCAGGAAGGCTGCTGCCGCCCCATCACCTGCTGCCCCTCGTCGTGCACGGCTGTGGTGTGCAGGCCCTGCTGCTGGGCCACCACCTGCTGCCAGCCTGTGTCTGTGCAGTCCCCCTGCTGCCGGCCCCCCTGCGGCCAGCCGACCCCTTGCAGCACCACCTGCAGGACCTCCTCCTGCTGA